From the Corvus cornix cornix isolate S_Up_H32 chromosome 1A, ASM73873v5, whole genome shotgun sequence genome, the window TTCGAGAGCCCTACGTACATAAGTAAAATCTCTCATTTTGCAGAAAGTATCTTCATGCATCTCTTGAATGTTGTTgttctaaaagaaaacaagcaaacaaaaacaaagctaTCAGAATAGTTGCCTGAAAGTAAAACCATTTATGGATGTATTTTCAGTGTCTAGAGAGATACTTGTTTGAACTCAAGGGCCCAGATTGTTGCAGCAAGTCATCAACAGAGATATCTTCCAAGCAGAGGAAAATTTCTTGGTCAGTGCAAAGTTTCAAAACTAAGTAACTCAAACCAAGTAGCAGAGGCAGGCTTTGAAGGAGGAGCCTTGTAGAAATATAGAGCACTTTCATTTCCAGATTATATTGAAGAGCCTTATTAAGACAAATTTGAGCCAGGATAGGCCAGTCtaaaaatcatagaaacataATTATCGTCCTGACATCTTAATGTACCTCAACCTACAAAGGCACAAATCTGTAATTTGATCTGTGACAATTTCTCTCCCCCAGGCCCTCTCACATTAGTTTAACTCACATCTGTATGTATACTGGGAAAACAGAatgctttcagttttattcCTTTGATTTAAATTCCTCTTATATGCCTTATATTCTCTGAACTTCCGTTCTTGAAATGAACTATTCTCAACAATGAAATGCTGGAACACAATATTGTCAGGAAACTGGGACTAAAAAGCTCATCACCTAAAATGAGGGCCGTCTGAAAATTCTTcacttctccattcctttgcTAGTCAGAAATTGGTGTGGAAAAAGTCCAGCTCACTAACTTTTTTCTGTAGCACACAGcactgaatatttaatttacaGTCACAAACAGGTGAAAAAACAAGTCAGCTAGCAGGCAGTTTCTATAAATTTACTTACTGAAAGACAGAGGTTAAATGATGTGAGGTACATTGCGTACTGAAAGGTTTTTTCTGTATGATACAATAAGTAAAAATATCTgataaacaaaaatgtaaatagtTATAAGAGGAGATAAAGGGAAAGACCTGGAAAAGGCTAAAAGGAAGAATTCAGAGAGAAACTATTTGATAAAaggaagtagagaaaaaaaggattacAGAAGGGTGATGGACAGGATGTTCTAATATAGTCAAATGGAAAAATTTGACTAAAAAATGGTAGCTGGGAATTGCCTTtattaaaagaatgaaatgcACTGAGTATAGatacaaataaatatgtaaaataactTCCCTATGGTATTCAAAAGTATTTCTGTTGGAAGATTCATATGAGCAGTGTAAAGGATTTGTCATTAGTCTCTTAGACACTTAGGTAAGTCTCTTAGACTAATGTTGCTCTTGACAGCTGTGAACATAACTTTAACTTGTGCTAATAATAATTCTAGAATttgatttttggaaaatattgtattagaaattttgaaaattaatgctTAGCTGAGCtaaattttacttctttgaAAGGTTGCATTCACTAGTTAATTTTATGCTTCCCATAGCTTTTTTAGTCAAGTAAGAACATTtttggagaaagagaaggaactACAAGACAAATGGTTGCCCTTCCCAGTTGTGCATACTATTTGAACATGATGTAAGGAGACATTTCTTTTGTAGCCTACCTGAAGATGAAGAGCTTGGAGGCTTTCAGGGAGCGGCAATGGAATATGATCCAAGTTATTGTCAGTGATATAAAGGTGCTGCAGTTCATCCAGATTCTagaggaagatggaaaaaagcagGGGGAAATGACGGACGTATTTGAAAAAGCCATCTTGATACGCAGGGATGACAAGAAGGTGATCAGTAGGGTAGCCAGCATGGATTCATAAAGGTAAATCAggcttgaccaacctgattgCCTTCTAAAATGAAACAACTACCAGAATGGATGAGGGGTAACACTGAATATTGTCtaccttgacttcagcaaggctttcaaCTCTTTCTGTCATAGTATACTCTATAGCAAAATCAGGAAGTGTGGACTGGAAgagtggacagtgaggtggattgagAACTGACTGAACAGCAGATCCCAGAAGGACATAATCAATGGCATGGGGTCTAGTGGGAGGTCTGCCACTAACACTGTCCACCAAGGTTCAGTACCGGGCCCAGTATCATTTAACATGTTCATCAATAACTTGGATGGAGGGACAGATGcttcctcagcaagttcactgatgacacaaagctgggaggagttGCCAGTacccagagggctgtgcagccctcCAGAAGGATCACAACAGGCTGGAGAGATTGGCAGAGATGAAccatctgaaattcaacaaaggcaaatgcagggtcctgcacctggtAAAGAATAACCCCACACAGCAGTAtaggctgggggctgacctgctggaaagcagctctgcagagaaggacctgggggtcctggtagacaacaagctgtccatgagccacCAGTGaccttgtggccaagaaggccaataAGATCCTGGGGttcattaggaagagcattgccagcaggtcaagggaggtgatcctgcccctctgctcagcgCTGGTGAGGaacatctggagtgctgtgtccagttccgGGCTtctcaggacaagagagagacatggagctcctggagcaggcCCAGTggagggctacaaagatgattaggggactggagcatctctctcaTGAGAATAGGCTGCACTTCTATCCACATCCTctggaggggggaagaaaagattTTCCCATCACACTCAAACTTACTTTAAATGCCTCATTTGGTATCCCTCTGCGACCAAGCCTGTTCTTACTAACATCAATGAACGTTAAGGTAGCTGGCAACTCAGGGAGTTGCCTTATCCTATTGTCACGGAGCACCAACTCCTGAAGTTGGGGCAATCTTCGGAAGGCATCCTTGTGGATCTCTGATATAAAGTTTGCAGTCAAATCAATCCTCTTTAAATGGTCTGGCAGAGAAATGAGATATAACAGATGTGAGAATGTATttagtgatattttaaaaaaaccctgcctTTGTCATTCTTGATATATATTTCAGTGAAAGACTTCAAAGTTCAGAGTTTTaagatttctgtgtgttttgggaATCTTTTCAATTATTACCTTTTGAAAAAGGGTAACAAACACTTAAAGGGAAACAAACATATTCTCTACTACCTTGTTCCACATTTCTTTATTCCAACATTTTCCTATATGTAAGAAATTTGATATATTGGCTTCTTTATAAAATACACTCAAGCactttttccaattaaaaaaaacccccaaaattaaattgaatatttgggggtttttattaCCTTTCTAAAGATGATTGCAAGTAACAGCAAAAAGATCAATTATCATTGTTATTTATAACTCAAAATTTGGCAGAGAATTTGCATCTAATGTATTGACCTTTCTActccaaagcagcaaaatgcatGCACATTTATGTGTAAAATTTACCATCATTAaacattatataaaatatatcatTATGTTTTAGCTTGATATGAGccagaaataaacaaaattaaagttAATTGCTATAATACTGCTATCCGTACTTAAGTTAGCAAAGTCATTTCTGCTGATCTTCCTGATTCTGTTGTAGCGTGAATAGAAATATGTGGTTTTCTTAGGCAATGGTGGAACAGCATCAAGCTCACGATCATCACAGTAGACTGTGGTCCCTAGGCATGTACACAAAAGGCAAGTGGGAAGACCTATCAAgaaatttaagagaaaacacTTTGTTAGAATggaaatttataaaaattttacaTAAATTACTACAATGAAATGCTCACGTAAGTACCTAGCGATCATATTTTGTCTATGGTAAAGTTCACTTCCCATTCTGCTTTGATCACCAAACCATATAATTACAACAATAAAGTgattaaattcttttaaaaatgaagttatttttctccctATGCCTAGAAGAACAATTAACTTGTTCTAATATAGTGTTTCTCAGACTATATAGAATATTTGGTGACAGCAACCAGCCAAAAGTTGATTGCCCCTTAAGCTAGCAGGCATATACTTCTATCTAGATAGAGGAATAATAGCTGATGAATGAAACTTGTTGTAATTCCTATTTTGTTCTGtaaattttacttctgattGTTTTGTAAGGAAATTAGTAATTTCCTATGGAGCTGTGGAGAAGAACCTGTGTTTCGTTTGTATGTtgtttaattacattttcagataCAGGAATTCTACATCATGACAATTTTTTCAATATGAGTCTGAGCTAA encodes:
- the EPYC gene encoding epiphycan — its product is MQTFVNVFLGFFIFEFVGAAPITDTIIYDSEFYNIPFGELPHAFAFDENKQSDEVETEIGTELPSVIQESYSSAPLTEETEDEASTPKLIDGSSAQGSGVLGPQTQDGLPTCLLCTCLGTTVYCDDRELDAVPPLPKKTTYFYSRYNRIRKISRNDFANLNHLKRIDLTANFISEIHKDAFRRLPQLQELVLRDNRIRQLPELPATLTFIDVSKNRLGRRGIPNEAFKNLDELQHLYITDNNLDHIPLPLPESLQALHLQNNNIQEMHEDTFCKMRDFTYVRRALEDIRLDGNPINLSKTPYAYMCLPRLPVGNLI